From the genome of Sinanaerobacter sp. ZZT-01:
ATTCGTGGATGCAGTTTTATAAAAATGTTTCATCACTTGGCTTTAGTTTAACAATTATCCTTTTCAGCAGTTGCTTGTCGAGTGAATATGCCAAAGGCACGCTCAACATCATGTTGACAAAAGGATTGGCACGCCCAGCTGTAGTCCTATCAAAATTTTCCGCTGCTGCAATTATTCTAACCGTTAGTTATTGGCTATCCTTTGGCATTACCTATGGTTATACGGACTATTTCTGGCCTAAAGCTTCTCTGCCGAATATCTTTTTTGCAGCCAGTTCTTTATGGATTGCAGGATTAATGTATCTATCTATCCTTATGCTTGGCTGTGTACTGTTCCGGCAGGCGTTTACCAGTATTCTTTTCTTGTTGGTAGTGACGGTGGTTATGGGATTGTTGGAACAGATAAAGTTGACTGCAGGATATAGCCCGGTCATTCTAGTATCAAGAAACATTGATCTGCTTTCCGGTGAGGTGGCAATTTCTTATTTTACGATACCACTTATTCTTTCGATCGTTATATCGGTGACGTTATTGATGCTGTCTGTCTTTATATTCAATAAAAAGCAGTTATAGCAAATAAATCAATGAAAGCCTAAAGTTAATGGTGAGGATTATTGATATGAATCGAGTCGAAACGCATCCTAATTGAAGAACTGTTTTTTTGCTTATTTTAAGTCGTGGAGAGGTTTACCAATGAAAATGAAGAAAGGTTCTTACTGGTAAAATTGAACTGGCTGATATATAATGAGGAAGCAACAAATTTTTGTATTGAAAAAAACGCTTGGTTATGAATTGCATGATCGAAGAAAAATGATAACTGAAAACTAGAAGAACCCTATTCTTCGTGATTGTTTCTAATTATATGGTTGACAGATATACTGTTCCTATAAAAGAGCATTCAGATTAGAAAAAAGAGTGTAAAGCTCTTTTCTATACAATAAAAAATTTTTTTAGAAAAGTGGGATATGAAAGATGATAGATATGAGAAAAAGAGTATTTGTGACGGTAATAATAGTATTGGTTTTAGGATTAAGTGCATGTTCATCAAAGGTGAATGAAGGAGAAGACGCTTCGACGGTTGACCCTAGCACGGTTGACTTAAATATCTCGCTTGAAGAAAAACGAATCATACAAGATCAATCATTTAATGTAGAATTGGGTGACTGGGGAAACGTAAAATTTATTTCCT
Proteins encoded in this window:
- a CDS encoding ABC transporter permease, which codes for MNGFIAFIRKELIENIRNYRLLIMLTIFLLFGLMSPLFAKFTPQLMESFMPNLAEAFEDPTALDSWMQFYKNVSSLGFSLTIILFSSCLSSEYAKGTLNIMLTKGLARPAVVLSKFSAAAIILTVSYWLSFGITYGYTDYFWPKASLPNIFFAASSLWIAGLMYLSILMLGCVLFRQAFTSILFLLVVTVVMGLLEQIKLTAGYSPVILVSRNIDLLSGEVAISYFTIPLILSIVISVTLLMLSVFIFNKKQL